The following are encoded together in the Adhaeribacter arboris genome:
- a CDS encoding lysophospholipid acyltransferase family protein, which translates to MDIISASDFAQAAKLNKTNTRFLTPLLMRVLKLHQLNAVYATTQNLNGLEFIDGVLAQLGIQFEVDAKELQNIPAHGAFIAIANHPYGGIDGLILLKILASVRPDFKILANKVLQKITNIEDYFIPVNPFKTHDQDNVPGLRKAIDLIHNDSALGIFPGGEVSSVQADEDYKISDPVWQPAVGRLISMAKVPVLPVYFSGSNSLSFNLLGLLHPLLRTVRLPAELFNKQGVCIKIRIGKPVPYDTLHGLPNADVLAYLRAKTYALGSSFFRPSVPAIFKYAIVPKPVLLETDRAAILNDIKNLKSASCLLRHHQYAVYMARQEEMPCVMREIGRLRELTFRQVGEGTNHETDLDQYDAHYHHLFLFDHQAQLIVGAYRLGKGKELYRKHGKKGFYLHSLFKMQPEFIPILKQSIELGRSFIRPEYQKKTLPLLLLWKGISTYLNGKLSYQYILGPVSISNHFSRVSKALMVDFITHHFYDADLAQFIKPRKKFRYRFSKYYPETLLQKNIQTLHCLDDLIAEIEPKHMGLPILLKRYLKQNARIIGFNIDPKFSNALDGLMIMRVSELPAATACMLDRIPLPQNSPSEE; encoded by the coding sequence ATGGATATCATCTCAGCATCCGATTTTGCTCAGGCCGCTAAATTAAATAAAACCAATACTAGGTTTTTAACGCCTCTGCTTATGCGTGTACTAAAACTACATCAGCTTAATGCTGTTTATGCGACCACTCAAAATTTAAATGGTTTAGAGTTCATCGATGGTGTTTTGGCGCAACTGGGCATTCAGTTTGAAGTAGACGCGAAAGAATTGCAAAATATACCGGCACACGGCGCTTTTATTGCTATTGCCAATCATCCTTACGGCGGTATTGATGGCCTTATTCTTTTAAAAATATTGGCCAGTGTACGGCCCGATTTTAAGATTCTGGCGAATAAGGTACTGCAGAAAATCACCAATATCGAGGATTATTTTATTCCGGTAAATCCCTTTAAAACCCACGATCAGGATAATGTACCTGGTTTGCGGAAAGCAATAGATTTAATTCATAATGATAGCGCATTGGGTATTTTTCCGGGCGGAGAAGTATCGAGTGTACAGGCCGACGAAGATTATAAAATAAGCGATCCAGTTTGGCAACCTGCCGTAGGCCGGCTAATCAGCATGGCCAAAGTACCGGTTTTGCCCGTTTACTTTTCCGGAAGTAATAGTCTTTCTTTTAATTTATTAGGGTTACTTCATCCCTTATTGCGGACAGTCCGTTTACCCGCCGAATTATTTAATAAGCAAGGCGTTTGTATTAAAATCCGGATTGGAAAGCCAGTACCGTATGATACCTTACACGGTTTACCTAATGCCGATGTACTGGCTTACCTGCGCGCTAAAACGTATGCCTTAGGTTCTTCGTTTTTCCGGCCATCGGTACCAGCCATATTCAAATACGCGATTGTGCCTAAACCGGTGCTGTTAGAAACGGATAGGGCGGCTATTCTAAACGATATAAAAAACTTAAAATCTGCTAGTTGTTTGTTAAGGCATCATCAGTACGCCGTTTATATGGCCAGGCAAGAGGAAATGCCCTGCGTGATGCGCGAAATCGGACGTTTGCGGGAGCTTACTTTCCGGCAGGTAGGCGAGGGTACGAACCACGAAACCGACTTGGACCAGTACGATGCGCATTATCATCACTTATTCTTGTTCGATCACCAAGCTCAGCTAATTGTAGGGGCGTATCGGTTAGGAAAAGGAAAAGAATTATATCGGAAACATGGAAAAAAAGGCTTTTACCTGCATTCTCTGTTTAAAATGCAGCCCGAATTTATTCCTATTCTCAAACAGTCGATAGAATTAGGGCGGTCGTTTATCCGGCCGGAGTATCAGAAAAAAACATTGCCTTTACTGTTGCTCTGGAAGGGTATTTCTACGTACCTGAATGGTAAATTAAGCTACCAGTATATTCTAGGGCCGGTAAGTATTAGTAATCATTTTTCCCGGGTTTCCAAAGCTCTTATGGTTGATTTTATCACCCATCATTTTTACGATGCCGATCTAGCACAATTTATAAAACCCCGCAAGAAGTTCAGATACCGGTTCTCTAAATATTACCCGGAAACCTTGCTGCAAAAAAATATCCAAACTTTGCATTGTCTCGACGACTTAATTGCCGAAATAGAGCCTAAGCACATGGGTTTGCCCATTTTGTTGAAGCGGTACCTAAAACAGAATGCCCGTATTATTGGCTTCAACATCGACCCTAAATTTTCGAACGCTCTGGATGGTTTGATGATTATGCGGGTAAGTGAACTGCCTGCGGCTACTGCTTGTATGCTGGATCGCATTCCGTTGCCACAGAATAGTCCGTCGGAAGAATAG
- a CDS encoding NAD(P)/FAD-dependent oxidoreductase, with protein MQFILNTSVTDVTFTDDQFTVSLSNNQKLTADLVIGAYGKRANLDRQLQRSFFQKRSPYLAVKYHIRTDFPRNLIALHNFNDGYAGLSAIENGKYCFCYLTTRSNLKKHGTIAQMEKAVLQQNPFLKRVFHESDFLYEQPEVINEISFAPKSCLENHILMCGDAAGLITPLCGNGMAMAIHGAKIISEQVTHYLQGRYSRLQLEQAYSHHWQKQFTTRLQVGRFIQGLFGRPLLSEATVALLRPLPQAVQFLMKNTHGKAFN; from the coding sequence GTGCAGTTTATTCTGAATACCAGTGTTACCGATGTTACATTTACCGACGATCAGTTTACCGTGTCGTTATCCAATAATCAAAAACTTACTGCTGATTTAGTTATTGGAGCGTACGGCAAGCGGGCCAACCTCGACCGGCAATTGCAACGTTCTTTTTTCCAAAAACGGTCACCGTACTTGGCCGTTAAATATCATATTCGTACCGATTTTCCGCGCAATTTAATCGCGTTACATAATTTTAATGATGGCTACGCCGGATTATCGGCCATCGAAAACGGGAAATATTGTTTTTGTTATCTTACCACCCGGTCTAACCTGAAAAAGCATGGTACTATTGCGCAAATGGAAAAAGCCGTGTTGCAGCAAAATCCATTTTTAAAGCGGGTGTTTCACGAAAGTGATTTTTTGTACGAACAGCCCGAAGTAATTAACGAAATATCTTTTGCGCCGAAAAGCTGTCTGGAAAATCATATTTTAATGTGCGGTGATGCTGCCGGTCTGATTACTCCTTTATGCGGCAACGGAATGGCCATGGCTATTCACGGAGCCAAAATAATAAGTGAGCAGGTTACGCATTATTTGCAGGGCCGCTACTCACGTTTGCAATTAGAACAGGCTTATAGCCACCACTGGCAAAAGCAATTCACTACCCGGTTGCAAGTAGGCCGATTCATACAAGGTTTATTCGGGCGCCCTCTATTATCCGAAGCAACAGTAGCCTTATTACGACCACTACCCCAAGCAGTACAATTTTTAATGAAAAACACGCACGGCAAAGCCTTTAATTAA
- a CDS encoding DUF559 domain-containing protein encodes MGSLLICFTVTYVIYYNLNYGKWSVNNKPKPLSTKLTPQVKALYQELSAAGMQAKLEKYISQEHIMTISIPEHKVTIEIDGKKNINNDFLSDLQRTHYSLVNGYYTIRIPNSYIKSNFPQAVNYINRIITYNEKAIEEKNAHLLDYSLLLERAS; translated from the coding sequence ATGGGTTCCTTGTTAATTTGCTTTACGGTAACATACGTTATTTATTATAATTTAAATTATGGTAAATGGTCCGTTAATAATAAGCCAAAGCCTTTATCAACTAAATTAACACCCCAAGTGAAGGCTCTATACCAGGAACTATCAGCAGCAGGAATGCAGGCAAAACTTGAGAAGTATATTAGCCAGGAGCATATCATGACAATATCTATTCCAGAGCACAAAGTAACAATTGAAATAGACGGTAAAAAGAATATAAATAATGATTTTCTTTCTGATCTTCAGAGAACTCATTACTCCCTGGTAAACGGTTATTATACTATAAGAATACCAAACTCTTATATAAAAAGTAATTTTCCTCAGGCCGTAAATTATATTAACCGGATTATTACTTATAATGAAAAGGCTATAGAAGAAAAGAATGCGCACTTATTGGATTACTCTTTATTATTAGAAAGAGCAAGCTAA
- a CDS encoding SGNH/GDSL hydrolase family protein produces MNSLKNCYVAFTFCLLLPVSSLWAQNFQQWEKEISALEQQDKVSPPPRKSIVFTGSSSIRLWETLNQDFPDKKVLNRGFGGSQTFEVLHFADRLILPYHPKQVVIYVGDNDLAAGKTPDQVLTDFKALFQKIRSNNRKAYVTFISIKPSPSRKNLLPVINQTNHLIQKYLAKQKHSNYVDVYSRMLLSSGKFNPELYRADSLHMTAAGYRIWAEAVRPVLK; encoded by the coding sequence ATGAATTCCCTGAAAAATTGTTATGTTGCTTTCACTTTTTGTTTACTTCTGCCAGTCAGTTCTCTTTGGGCGCAGAACTTTCAGCAATGGGAAAAAGAAATTTCTGCTTTGGAGCAGCAAGATAAAGTAAGTCCGCCGCCGCGCAAATCTATTGTGTTTACGGGTAGCTCGTCTATCCGCCTTTGGGAAACGTTGAATCAGGATTTTCCGGATAAAAAAGTCTTAAACCGGGGATTTGGCGGCTCTCAAACTTTTGAAGTGCTGCATTTCGCCGACCGATTGATTTTACCCTACCATCCGAAACAAGTAGTGATTTACGTCGGTGATAACGACTTGGCCGCCGGTAAAACACCCGACCAAGTGTTAACCGACTTTAAAGCTCTGTTTCAAAAAATTCGGAGTAATAACCGAAAAGCCTACGTAACCTTTATCTCTATTAAACCCAGCCCTTCCCGGAAGAATTTATTGCCCGTTATTAACCAAACGAACCACCTCATTCAGAAATACCTCGCCAAGCAAAAACATTCTAATTATGTAGATGTATATAGCCGAATGCTGCTTTCATCGGGTAAGTTTAATCCAGAGCTTTATCGGGCGGATAGCTTGCACATGACAGCCGCAGGTTATCGTATTTGGGCCGAAGCCGTTCGGCCAGTTTTGAAATAA
- a CDS encoding Gfo/Idh/MocA family protein, giving the protein MNVTSAFFRFLLVFLFCQNIAVSGQVKPAKPLRVGVAGLVHGHVGWVFESNKRGDIEIVGIAEPDVELAQRYIKKYNLPASLIFSDLNDMLTKTKPIAVTAFTSIYDHLAVVQACAPRGIHVMVEKPLAVNLDHARQMEALVRKNPIHLLTNYETTWYGSNHKAYDIIYTDKSIGSIRKMVVHDGHQGPREIGVGPEFLAWLTDPVKNGGGALIDFGCYGANLVTWLMQGQRPISVTAVTQQLKPDIYPKVDDEATILVTYPGAQGIIQGSWNWPYSRKDLEIYGQTGAVFALDNTRMLLRLKSNETAQPYQTTNLSSPYNDPFRYLTAVVRNEIKPKDDLSSLANNMIVVEILDAARRSAKSGKTIFLEPEKKP; this is encoded by the coding sequence ATGAACGTTACCAGCGCCTTCTTTAGGTTTCTATTAGTTTTTCTATTTTGCCAGAATATAGCAGTTTCGGGTCAGGTTAAACCAGCCAAACCTTTACGAGTGGGAGTTGCTGGTTTGGTACACGGCCACGTGGGTTGGGTGTTTGAAAGTAACAAACGCGGCGATATTGAAATTGTGGGAATTGCAGAACCTGATGTCGAATTAGCTCAACGCTATATCAAAAAATATAACTTGCCTGCCAGCCTGATTTTTTCCGACCTAAATGACATGTTAACTAAAACTAAGCCCATAGCAGTTACGGCTTTTACTTCTATTTATGATCATTTAGCGGTCGTTCAGGCGTGTGCTCCCCGGGGCATCCACGTAATGGTAGAAAAACCCTTAGCTGTAAACCTGGATCATGCCCGTCAAATGGAAGCGCTCGTCCGGAAAAACCCGATTCATTTGCTTACAAATTACGAAACTACCTGGTACGGCAGCAATCATAAAGCGTACGATATTATTTATACGGATAAATCGATTGGCTCCATTCGGAAAATGGTGGTGCACGATGGGCATCAAGGCCCCAGAGAAATTGGGGTTGGTCCCGAGTTCCTGGCCTGGCTAACCGATCCGGTAAAAAATGGTGGCGGCGCTCTAATCGATTTTGGCTGCTATGGCGCTAACTTGGTTACTTGGCTCATGCAAGGCCAACGACCTATATCGGTTACGGCGGTTACTCAACAACTAAAGCCGGATATTTATCCCAAAGTAGACGACGAAGCCACCATTTTGGTAACGTATCCTGGGGCACAAGGCATTATTCAAGGTTCCTGGAACTGGCCATACAGCCGAAAAGATCTAGAAATTTACGGACAAACCGGGGCAGTATTTGCCTTAGATAATACCCGCATGTTATTACGCTTAAAGTCCAACGAAACCGCTCAACCGTACCAAACAACAAACCTATCTTCGCCTTATAACGATCCGTTCCGGTATTTAACCGCCGTTGTACGCAACGAAATAAAACCCAAAGACGATTTATCTTCTCTGGCAAATAATATGATAGTGGTAGAAATTCTAGATGCTGCCCGCCGCTCGGCTAAATCCGGTAAAACAATTTTTCTGGAACCGGAAAAGAAGCCTTAA
- a CDS encoding T9SS type A sorting domain-containing protein yields MKRIILLFGAWLLCLNIGAQVKVPDLETAKMVAAPTPATKELDKDIMIFPNPSTGKVFLELSGFKGQRAELRVLNVIGNVVLRENFYETEDKTTKVLDLSKFASGLYYVKIEAEEFSEIRKVIIN; encoded by the coding sequence ATGAAAAGAATTATACTTTTGTTTGGTGCTTGGTTGCTCTGCCTGAACATTGGGGCGCAAGTTAAAGTACCTGATTTAGAAACGGCGAAGATGGTTGCGGCTCCCACTCCAGCAACTAAGGAATTAGATAAGGATATAATGATTTTTCCTAATCCTAGTACGGGCAAAGTTTTTTTAGAGCTATCTGGGTTTAAAGGGCAGCGTGCCGAACTGCGCGTGTTAAATGTAATTGGTAATGTTGTTCTGCGCGAAAACTTTTACGAAACGGAAGACAAAACTACTAAAGTATTAGATTTAAGTAAATTCGCGAGTGGTTTATATTACGTAAAAATAGAAGCCGAAGAATTTAGTGAAATTCGAAAAGTAATAATTAATTAA
- a CDS encoding histone deacetylase family protein, with amino-acid sequence MLKIAWTEQYAHALPPGHRFPMLKYDLLPEQLLHEGTIESGNLFRPDPLPESIILTTHDPEYWERLRNLQLTPTEIRKTGFPLSQELVNREVVIMNGTVQAALFALQYGIAMNVAGGTHHAFTDRGEGFCLLNDMAIAANYLLEQQLAKQILIVDLDVHQGNGTAQIFRSEPRVFTFSMHGGHNYPLHKEQSDLDVPLPDGIEDTAYLQQLYQHLPWLLDQVKPDFIFYQAGVDILDTDKLGRLKVSMQGCKMRDRYVLETCKQNQIPVAVSMGGGYSERIATIVEAHTNTFRLAQYLFF; translated from the coding sequence ATGCTGAAAATCGCTTGGACAGAACAATATGCCCATGCTTTGCCACCGGGTCATCGTTTTCCGATGCTTAAGTACGATTTATTGCCCGAGCAGTTATTGCACGAAGGAACTATCGAATCAGGTAATTTATTTCGGCCAGATCCGCTGCCAGAAAGCATTATTCTTACTACGCATGATCCTGAATACTGGGAACGCCTGAGGAATTTACAATTAACGCCAACGGAAATCCGGAAGACCGGTTTTCCGTTGAGCCAGGAATTAGTAAACCGCGAAGTTGTAATTATGAACGGTACGGTGCAGGCGGCCCTTTTTGCTCTGCAATATGGAATTGCCATGAATGTAGCTGGTGGTACGCACCATGCCTTTACGGACCGCGGAGAAGGTTTTTGTCTTTTAAACGATATGGCAATAGCCGCTAACTATTTATTGGAACAGCAATTAGCCAAGCAAATTCTGATTGTGGATTTGGACGTACACCAAGGCAACGGAACGGCACAAATTTTCCGGTCAGAACCGCGGGTATTTACTTTTAGCATGCACGGTGGTCATAATTACCCTTTGCACAAAGAACAATCCGACCTAGATGTACCATTACCCGACGGTATAGAAGACACTGCTTACCTGCAGCAACTATACCAACACCTTCCGTGGCTTTTAGATCAGGTAAAACCTGACTTTATTTTTTACCAGGCCGGAGTAGATATTTTAGATACAGATAAGCTCGGTCGTTTAAAAGTAAGTATGCAAGGTTGCAAAATGCGCGATCGTTACGTTTTAGAAACTTGTAAACAAAACCAGATTCCGGTAGCCGTTAGTATGGGCGGCGGATATTCCGAACGGATTGCTACTATTGTGGAAGCACACACCAATACCTTTCGGCTGGCTCAATATTTATTTTTTTGA
- a CDS encoding methyltransferase domain-containing protein has translation MFKNRSTTPELMDDPKVDGSALRRNLEELEFINKWLGGNEVVTQALNTLWDKGQISSELQNTLTIADLGCGGGDILREVADWAFEKNINATLTGVDANSVMIKYAQQKCAGLSNTYFLQSDVFDSEFRENQYDIVICSLFCHHFTDAQLQQLLQQLKQQARLAIIINDIHRHPFAYYSIKWLTYFFSRSYLVKNDAPLSVLRAFRRPELIQLFKASGFFKYQLRWQWAFRWQAILYPNH, from the coding sequence ATGTTTAAGAACCGTTCTACAACTCCTGAGTTAATGGATGATCCAAAGGTAGATGGATCGGCTTTACGGCGAAACTTAGAAGAGCTGGAATTTATTAATAAATGGCTGGGCGGTAACGAAGTGGTAACTCAGGCTCTAAATACTTTATGGGACAAAGGTCAAATTAGTTCGGAACTGCAAAACACCTTAACTATTGCCGACTTAGGCTGCGGCGGCGGTGATATCTTGCGGGAAGTAGCCGATTGGGCTTTTGAAAAAAATATTAATGCTACTTTAACGGGAGTAGATGCCAACTCAGTAATGATTAAATATGCGCAGCAAAAATGCGCTGGATTATCTAATACTTATTTTTTACAGTCCGATGTTTTTGATTCTGAATTTAGAGAAAACCAATACGATATTGTTATCTGTAGTTTATTCTGCCATCATTTTACCGATGCGCAATTACAGCAATTACTCCAACAACTAAAGCAACAAGCCCGGTTAGCCATTATTATTAACGACATACATCGGCACCCCTTCGCCTATTATTCTATAAAGTGGCTTACCTATTTCTTTTCCCGTTCTTATCTGGTAAAAAATGATGCTCCTCTTTCGGTACTCCGGGCTTTCCGGCGACCGGAACTAATTCAATTATTTAAAGCTTCCGGATTTTTCAAGTACCAATTACGTTGGCAATGGGCTTTTAGGTGGCAAGCGATTCTATACCCTAATCATTAA
- a CDS encoding bifunctional transcriptional activator/DNA repair enzyme AdaA, translating to MANQGELFYQALIDKDVSYEGTFIAAVKTTGIFCRPTCTARKPKRDNVLFFKNTKEAILHGYRPCKVCHPLENLGESPDYVKELLQEIHSNPSRKWSDYDLVKRGIEPNKIRRWFLKNHGLTFQAYQRLFRINSAFKKIQNGETITAAAFESGYESLSGFTDSFKIIFGMSPSKGKQKQVINVTRLETPLGTMLAGAVEEGICLLEFTDRRMLETELKSLSKLLNATIIQGSNPNFEILRSELNEYFAGQRKVFSVPLITPGTNFQQTVWQELQQIPYGVTRSYKQQAIALQVPAAIRAVANANGMNRISILIPCHRVIGESGHLTGYGGGLWRKKWLLDLEKQNGSTNL from the coding sequence ATGGCAAACCAAGGCGAATTATTTTACCAGGCTTTAATCGATAAAGATGTATCGTACGAGGGTACTTTTATTGCAGCCGTAAAAACAACCGGTATCTTTTGCCGTCCGACTTGTACGGCCCGTAAGCCGAAGAGAGATAATGTACTTTTTTTTAAAAATACTAAAGAAGCTATTCTGCACGGCTATCGGCCTTGTAAGGTTTGTCATCCGTTAGAAAATTTAGGAGAAAGTCCGGATTATGTAAAAGAGCTTTTACAGGAAATTCATTCTAATCCATCGCGGAAATGGAGCGATTATGATTTGGTAAAGCGGGGCATTGAACCTAACAAAATACGGCGCTGGTTTCTTAAAAATCATGGTTTAACCTTTCAGGCCTACCAACGCCTTTTCCGGATTAACTCGGCTTTCAAGAAAATTCAGAATGGCGAAACTATTACCGCAGCTGCTTTTGAGAGCGGCTACGAGTCTTTGAGTGGTTTTACAGATTCTTTCAAAATAATTTTCGGAATGTCGCCATCAAAAGGTAAACAAAAACAGGTAATAAATGTTACCCGTTTAGAAACACCCTTAGGCACCATGCTGGCCGGGGCAGTAGAAGAAGGTATTTGTTTACTAGAGTTTACGGACCGGCGAATGCTGGAAACAGAGCTAAAATCTTTGAGCAAACTTTTAAATGCCACTATTATTCAAGGTTCAAACCCTAATTTTGAAATTCTCCGTTCAGAATTAAATGAGTATTTTGCCGGGCAGCGAAAAGTTTTTTCGGTACCTCTCATTACGCCGGGAACCAATTTTCAGCAAACAGTTTGGCAGGAACTACAGCAGATTCCTTACGGCGTAACTCGTTCTTATAAGCAACAAGCTATTGCCTTGCAAGTACCTGCCGCCATTCGGGCAGTGGCTAACGCCAACGGCATGAACCGGATTTCTATTTTAATTCCTTGCCACCGGGTAATTGGAGAAAGCGGGCATTTAACGGGTTACGGCGGCGGCTTATGGCGCAAGAAATGGTTGTTAGATCTGGAAAAACAAAATGGCTCAACTAATTTGTGA
- a CDS encoding NAD(P)/FAD-dependent oxidoreductase has translation MKNIIIIGGGLAGLITSLQLQLTGAHITLVERKQYPFHRVCGEYISNEVKPFLNQMGVDLEALRPANINQFLLSSPAGKTLTAPLDLGGFGVSRYCFDEYLYQLAQARGCSLF, from the coding sequence TTGAAAAATATAATTATTATTGGAGGCGGGCTGGCCGGATTAATTACCAGTCTCCAATTACAACTGACGGGTGCCCATATTACCTTAGTTGAGCGGAAACAATATCCGTTTCACCGGGTATGCGGCGAATATATTTCGAACGAAGTAAAACCATTTTTAAACCAAATGGGCGTTGATTTAGAAGCGCTCCGGCCAGCTAATATTAATCAGTTTTTACTTAGTTCACCGGCGGGTAAAACGCTGACAGCTCCCTTAGATTTAGGTGGTTTTGGCGTGAGCCGGTATTGTTTTGACGAGTACTTATATCAACTGGCGCAAGCCCGGGGGTGCAGTTTATTCTGA
- a CDS encoding type III polyketide synthase, with the protein MNSFICAIGTATPPHKIAQMQTAEFMAEALQLSADENRKLKALYRVTGIAHRYTVLPDFATTNGQFTFFPNTPDLEPFPTVQQRMAMYQQEALPLSVAAVEDCLVQIKQFDRSSITHLITVSCTGMYAPGLDIDLIQALNLPSTTQRTSVNFMGCYAAFNALKVADAFCQTDSQARVLVVCTELCTLHFQKYREYDHLVSNAIFGDGSAAVLVQSQPLPKHINIGLAAFHCELIPAGKKEMAWHIANHGFEMTLSSYVPDLIRQGIKCLTERLLQNLDLELSSVNLFAIHPGGRKILEAIEKALALQPEHNCFAYEVLRDYGNMSSATVLFVIKAILQTLSPANHHQPILSFAFGPGLTLESMLLRVHYV; encoded by the coding sequence ATGAATAGCTTTATCTGTGCGATAGGTACCGCTACGCCCCCCCACAAAATAGCGCAAATGCAAACAGCCGAATTTATGGCTGAAGCTTTGCAATTATCTGCGGATGAAAACCGTAAATTAAAGGCTTTATACCGGGTAACGGGCATTGCGCACCGGTATACCGTATTACCCGACTTTGCTACTACCAATGGTCAATTCACCTTTTTCCCGAATACTCCCGATTTAGAACCTTTTCCGACGGTGCAGCAACGCATGGCAATGTACCAGCAAGAAGCACTACCGCTTTCGGTGGCAGCGGTAGAGGATTGTCTCGTTCAGATAAAACAATTTGACAGAAGTTCCATTACGCATTTAATTACCGTTTCCTGTACGGGCATGTATGCGCCCGGTTTAGATATTGATTTGATACAAGCGTTAAATTTGCCTTCTACTACCCAACGGACCTCGGTCAATTTTATGGGATGTTATGCGGCTTTTAACGCTTTAAAAGTAGCAGATGCTTTTTGCCAAACCGATTCGCAAGCCCGGGTTTTAGTGGTATGTACCGAGTTGTGTACGCTTCATTTTCAGAAATACCGGGAGTATGATCATTTAGTGTCTAACGCTATTTTCGGCGATGGCTCGGCAGCTGTTCTGGTACAAAGCCAACCTTTACCTAAACACATTAATATAGGCTTAGCAGCGTTTCATTGTGAGTTAATTCCTGCTGGCAAAAAAGAAATGGCTTGGCACATTGCCAATCACGGATTTGAGATGACCTTGTCTTCGTACGTACCTGACCTAATCCGGCAAGGAATTAAATGTCTTACGGAACGCTTATTGCAAAATCTAGATTTAGAGTTATCTTCGGTAAATTTATTTGCGATTCATCCGGGCGGACGAAAAATTCTGGAGGCTATTGAAAAAGCCTTAGCTTTACAGCCTGAACATAATTGTTTTGCCTACGAAGTTTTGCGCGATTATGGCAATATGTCGTCGGCTACCGTACTATTTGTTATAAAAGCAATATTGCAGACCCTCTCCCCGGCTAATCATCATCAGCCGATACTGAGTTTTGCTTTTGGTCCTGGATTAACTTTAGAATCAATGCTTTTAAGAGTGCACTATGTTTAA
- a CDS encoding LacI family DNA-binding transcriptional regulator, giving the protein MKNRPVTIKDIAQQLNISVSTVSRALRGSTDINADTKKAVLDLAAELDYQPNSIALSLVKSRTNILGVIIPDVAVQFFASAISGIQEVASAAGYNVMICQSNESEQTEVNNIQALLSSRVAGLIVSVSGSTVSTEHFKMLRRKGIPLILFDRVRDDIEASKVIVDDYQGALAAVNHLVAVGCKRIAHLAGPEKLQITANRKNGYLDALRQNNIPVDESFIKHVDFDRQKSIDATNDWLQSENRPDGIFAISDRVAIGAMLAIKAAGLRIPQDIALVGFGNEATSSILDPALTTVMQYPVEMGRSAARLFLEQIQVEPEDFTPQTIVLETKLLVNKSSDRSLNK; this is encoded by the coding sequence ATGAAGAACAGGCCGGTTACTATTAAAGATATTGCGCAGCAGTTAAATATATCGGTTTCTACAGTTTCCAGGGCTTTACGAGGTTCAACGGATATTAATGCGGATACTAAAAAAGCGGTGTTAGATTTAGCCGCTGAGTTAGATTATCAGCCTAATTCCATTGCTTTAAGTTTGGTAAAAAGTCGCACCAATATTCTGGGCGTCATTATTCCGGACGTGGCGGTACAGTTTTTTGCTTCGGCTATCAGTGGTATTCAGGAGGTGGCTTCGGCGGCGGGTTACAACGTTATGATTTGCCAATCGAATGAATCGGAGCAAACCGAAGTTAATAATATTCAAGCCTTACTTTCGAGCCGGGTGGCCGGTTTAATTGTATCGGTGTCGGGCAGTACAGTTAGCACCGAACATTTTAAAATGCTCCGGAGAAAAGGTATTCCTTTAATTTTATTCGACCGGGTACGCGATGATATTGAAGCCTCAAAAGTAATTGTGGATGATTACCAGGGAGCGCTGGCGGCCGTTAACCACTTGGTAGCGGTAGGTTGCAAACGAATCGCGCACCTGGCCGGACCGGAAAAGTTACAAATTACGGCAAATCGTAAAAACGGCTACCTCGATGCTTTGCGCCAAAATAATATTCCGGTAGATGAAAGTTTCATTAAACACGTTGATTTTGATAGACAGAAATCGATAGACGCTACCAATGACTGGTTACAATCAGAAAACCGGCCCGACGGAATTTTTGCTATTAGCGATCGGGTGGCAATTGGAGCCATGCTGGCGATAAAAGCGGCTGGCTTACGTATACCGCAGGATATTGCGTTAGTGGGTTTTGGCAACGAAGCTACTTCTTCTATTCTAGATCCGGCATTAACTACGGTTATGCAGTACCCGGTAGAAATGGGACGATCGGCGGCTCGCTTGTTTTTAGAGCAAATTCAAGTAGAACCCGAAGATTTTACTCCGCAAACCATTGTATTAGAAACTAAATTATTAGTAAATAAATCTTCCGACCGAAGCCTGAATAAATAA